Proteins co-encoded in one Nicotiana sylvestris chromosome 7, ASM39365v2, whole genome shotgun sequence genomic window:
- the LOC104245874 gene encoding uncharacterized protein At3g28850: MGCVSSKLFRNDFKQEILCKNGEDYAHHIVSLTSSTYGALNLDKVQNFTQNPIPCIKECVREVKKSPPRDVSHEVINTWELMEGLDEELVVPNSKISPKSRVFLRGFGDIDARSSPLKFLNQMSSPRKLKKFGGKENKGKANGVGNFVGRSDFSPKNVLKESKKMQQSPWKMTPKLRNSKQESPNELKCDSLKVDSIVISSRRRSLSPLFDPQLVAAFEKELSEEEEQIKKMVSATPLSRKARNSQEAESMLELFDEKCPPGGENAVVIYTTTLRGIRKTFEDCNTARAILESNDIQMFERDISMHSGYKEELRGLMGKKEVKVPLVFVKGRLIGGADEMVKLEEEGKLGILLDGIPRAVAACGGCAGIRFVMCMDCNGSRKVLVKEGKSTVKCGECNENGLIQCPICC; this comes from the coding sequence ATGGGTTGTGTATCTTCCAAACTCTTCAGAAATGATTTCAAACAAGAAATTCTATGCAAAAATGGTGAAGATTACGCTCACCATATtgtgtccttaacttcaagtaCTTATGGTGCTTTGAATCTTGATAAAGTTCAAAACTTTACTCAAAATCCGATTCCGTGTATCAAAGAATGTGTTAGAGAAGTCAAGAAATCGCCACCCCGCGATGTATCTCATGAAGTTATTAATACTTGGGAACTAATGGAAGGTCTAGATGAAGAATTAGTAGTTCCTAATTCCAAAATTAGCCCGAAATCTCGAGTTTTTTTACgcggttttggtgatatcgatgCTCGTAGTAGCCCGTTAAAGTTCTTGAATCAAATGAGTTCTCCGCGAAAGTTGAAGAAATTTGGAGGTAAAGAGAATAAAGGAAAGGCTAATGGTGTTGGTAATTTTGTTGGTCGATCGGATTTTAGCCCGAAAAATGTCttgaaagaaagtaaaaaaatGCAGCAAAGTCCAtggaaaatgacaccaaaattgaGAAATTCTAAGCAGGAGAGTCCGAATGAGTTGAAATGTGATAGTTTGAAGGTTGATTCTATTGTGATTTCGTCGAGGAGGAGAAGTTTAAGTCCTCTATTCGATCCACAGCTCGTGGCAGCATTCGAGAAAGAACTATCTGAAGAAGAAGAACAGATCAAGAAAATGGTTTCTGCAACACCACTTTCGCGAAAAGCTAGGAATTCGCAGGAAGCCGAATCCATGCTTGAATTATTTGACGAAAAATGCCCCCCGGGTGGTGAAAATGCAGTAGTGATTTACACAACTACATTAAGGGGTATTAGGAAAACATTTGAAGATTGTAATACTGCTCGAGCGATACTCGAATCGAATGATATACAGATGTTTGAGCGAGATATATCGATGCATTCGGGGTATAAGGAGGAATTGAGAGGACTAATGGGTAAAAAAGAGGTGAAAGTTCCTTTAGTATTTGTTAAAGGAAGGTTGATAGGTGGAGCTGATGAAATGGTGAAGTTGGAGGAAGAGGGCAAATTGGGAATTTTACTCGATGGGATTCCGAGGGCGGTCGCCGCCTGCGGCGGCTGTGCCGGAATCCGGTTTGTTATGTGTATGGACTGCAATGGAAGTCGCAAAGTGTTGGTTAAGGAAGGGAAGAGTACTGTCAAATGTGGAGAGTGTAATGAGAATGGTTTGATTCAATGTCCTATTTGTTGTTAA
- the LOC138874161 gene encoding uncharacterized protein — protein sequence MRSREKLSLPSWEEYIWALCDSFGAEYSDPMTEIMSIKHTGSAKHYQKAFVGVMTSLDISVEHAISICLHNLKSELGHAVKESRTGIQSSNNANVPRNPTTDKLDNTKRRRLTPTEMEEKRAQGLCFFCDEKYVALNGTMGYQTLRLRGFTEQQPLEIFIDCGSTHNFIDEDTAKRLGCKISKIKPQLVQVADGREVPIDSMCKGVQWLMQGTVFQNDFLVFRIGKSDVVLGIQWLYPLDDIKFNFKKLLMEFEYQGKLLTLKGIQPKFKTVKAKSLEKMIVGGSQIFMVKVQAAETKGTELEEDQLEEQPTEVRRVLEKYADVFGEPT from the exons ATGAGGAGCAGGGAGAAATTGTCATTACCTAGTTGGGAGGAGTATATTTGGGCCTTATGTGACAGCTTTGGTGCTGAATACTCAGATCCTATGACAGAGATAATGAGCATCAAACACACTGGTTCAGCTAAGCACTATCAAAAGGCTTTTGTGGGGGTAATGACTAGTTTGGACATCTCAGTTGAGCATGCCATTAGCATCTGCTTGCATAATCTTAAGTCTGAGTTGGGTCATGCAGTCAAG GAATCAAGGACAGGCATTCAGTCAAGCAACAATGCTAATGTACCTAGGAATCCTACTACAGATAAGTTAGACAACACCAAGAGGAGAAGACTCACTCCTACAGAAATGGAAGAAAAAAGAGCACAAGGCTTATGCTTCTTTTGTGATGAGAAGTATGTG GCTTTGAATGGGACAATGGGGTACCAAACTCTAAGACTCAGAGGTTTTACTGAGCAGCAACCCTTAGAGATATTCATAGATTGTGGATCAACACACAATTTTATAGATGAAGACACAGCTAAAAGGCTAGGGTGCAAAATCAGCAAAATCAAACCTCAGTTGGTACAAGTGGCAGATGGAAGAGAAGTACCCATAGATAGCATGTGTAAAGGGGTCCAATGGTTGATGCAGGGAACTGTGTTCCAAAATGATTTCCTAGTATTTCGCATTGGGAAAAGTGATGTAGTCCTTGGAATTCAGTGGCTATATCCTTTAGATGACATCAAGTTCAACTTTAAGAAATTGTTGATGGAGTTTGAGTACCAAGGCAAGTTGTTGACCTTAAAGGGAATACAACCTAAGTTCAAGACCGTGAAAGCCAAGTCATTGGAGAAAATGATAGTGGGAGGATCTCAAATCTTCATGGTAAAGGTACAGGCAGCAGAAACTAAAGGCACAGAGTTGGAAGAGGATCAGTTGGAAGAGCAACCTACAGAAGTTAGAAGGGTGCTTGAGAAGTATGCAGATGTGTTTGGAGAACCAACTTAA